From the genome of Athalia rosae chromosome 3, iyAthRosa1.1, whole genome shotgun sequence:
AAACATTGATTTCTCTCTCAATAGttgcatatatatttaatttttctggcTGTAAACTCCGCTCACATTTCGCTATACATACTGCATTCATGAATATTGTTGTTTTGCGCTTTTGCGATAAGGAGAAACGAGAGCCTCGCGTGCAATTTTAATATCGCTGAGCATGTGCTTGTATACGTAAGTACATGCTGCACTATCGAAACTGCAGATGTGCAATATCGCGATCGAGATGTTCGGtcagtttgtttttctcccctctcaTTCGCACCGTCTCTCCTCATTTAGATCGATGATTCGAGATTCTGATAATACCAATTTCGACTCGTTACTTTTACCACTTTTGCTACACTTGCCGTATACTATAATCCCGGTGTGTGTTGCCGTTGCGGCGGAGAGGCGGTACGAAGATTCGAAAAGTTATTTTTGGACGAAATCGTTGGCGCGAGAAGAAACTTTGCCGTTACCGTCGTATTCGTATAGGTGTATCGGTACATAGGAGTAGAAACGAGGTAGGAGGATCAGAAATTGCTACCGACTATTCCTCTCTCAGTTTTATAGAGGCATCCGTCGACGGAAGCCGATGGTAATTCCGTAACGACTCTCTACGGCCGCGGGAACATTTTCGCGAAGCCTGTACAACGACGAAAAACGCGACGTGATGctacgaaattttatttaaacgacaattgggggggaggggggaaataaaccacaacgaacgaacgattctcatcatttatttgttatgTAATTCTACATACTATTTACGATTCATTTTTACGATACACAAGTACAataacacatatatacgtatgtattaccATAAGTAATTGTACTCGAAAGAATTCTCTTCAACgacgaattatttatcgaaaataTATAACGAGAACGAAATAAGTTACCTGCTATGGATCCGGTTGatatcgcaaatattttaGCCCAGGAACTCTTCTATCAACAGGTAATGATAACGACgtagggatttttttttatttttttttttttctcttcttcttcatcataTTCCCGccgaagaataataaaattcaacgagtcttcgttcatttttcaattatgtcagggaagagaaggaggagggcAGGGGGGGACGCATAGGAAGATAGGAGGACGAGGTGGTAGATTAGAATCGCGagaacgtatatgtatatttatttatagagaCCTGCGTGACTTCGAGATTCAGCGACTCTTGGATTATCTTATAGCGCACGTTTTGTATCTTCGTATACTACTGTGAATTTTGTTGATAATATTGGCTAGTTTTTTCCTGCAACGCACGCAGCAATCACGCATCTTCGCGAAATATCCAAACAATGGCGAAAAACCGGTAGTACGTGAAACGAGAGGACAAATAAACGTGATAAAATACGATGCACGTAAAATAATATACTGACCAGCTATATTTTGATAAAAGGCCTGCAGGCGGGACTGACGAGATAGCGACTCAAGTTtgcctcttcctttttttcctttcttcctcaTCGCTATCTATCTTCGAATGTGTCAATAACAGAGCGGAGCACGGAATTTGAGGAATCGTTCCGACCGTATCTAACGATTAGAACGATTTAATTTTAGCGATGATACAATCGATGTTGCAGGTATTCCTTTATCGCCCGTTAATCCGATGAGTAATTTCACAATCGAAGCATATCTAGAGTTGACAGAAGATAAATATTGCAGAAAAATAAACTTTACCCTTACAACAATGACACCCTTTTCATTGCAAAAGATAACTTATCTCTTTACCTGTGTAACTCAGTGCGAATAACGCGCCCGCGGCAACATTTACCGATGTTCTAGAGTGTCCGGTGTTATACACGTACCAGTTGTTCCCGATCGCATTCAACAATTCGTTAATTTCTCCTTTAAATTTGTCAATTGCAGTTGGTATCACTCGACGGATTACACAGCGGAGTACCTACGAGGACAACACCCACCCTGACACCGACGACGCTCCGTAGCATAGAGCAAACATTTTTGGAATTAACTAGTGAGGCGGGATCGCATAGCCGTGAAGCAGGATTCGTGCCCCCGCTGGTTGAACCTTCCCAACCTACTCCGGCGCAAACACAAAATTCTGGAGTACATCATCAACTTGGACTGAACAACgggatatttgaaaatagtcAACAACAATCTCAAGCTCAACATCAACAACCGCAACAAACTAGACGCAATATGGGAGGTAGAAGACCTACTAGAACCATCGGTATGAGcccagaagaagaagaaagaagacaagtcagaagagagagaaataaaatggctGCAGCCAGGTGCCGCAAGCGAAGAATGGATCACACCAATGCCTTGCTagaggtgaggaaaaaaaataactcattttttgtacaatttaTAAACTTTTGAGGTATTCTCTGCCAAGTCTCTTGTTTCTTGATATCCGAAACGGTGTAGGACTCATCGCGTCCCCCCTGCTCTATGTTGTAAGTAGGTGTCctagataatgaaaaataattttcttatttttttgctaGGAAACCGATGGCttggaacagaaaaaacagaacTTGCAAGACGAAATACAGCAGTTGCAACAGGCTAAGGATGAATTAGAATTTATTCTAGAGGCTCACAGGGCTGTTTGTCGTTTGAGGGCTTCTTCGCCGCAAGATGTTAAACCTGTCATAAAAGCTATCCACGGTGGTAACGATTTGCAGCAGGGTAGCAACGACGGTGGTAACGATAACAACGCAGAGTTCGCAGAGCCCATGAAGAGGCCTGCTGTAGCCGTTAACAAACCTAACAGACCCAATTCATTGAATGTCGGAttcgacaacaacaacaggcCAAATTCTTTACCGATATTCAACGAACCTAAGGAAAGACCCGATACTCTTCAGTTCAAGACCGTTGAGACTCCAGCGTTTATGAAAACCGTTCCGGAAGTTGCGGGAGTTCCTATAACGACACCGTCGAGTGGAATTCCcttcaatttcgaatcactTATGGAGGGAGGCACCGGACTTACACCTGTCTCTACTCCCTTAATACCGTCTTGCTCTACTCAACAAAGAAACAATATCTCAGCTGTTGATCTTAGCTCACCTGATGCTAATCCACCTAAATTGGTCAGCTTGTGACGCCAGGATAATGAACAAGAAAATGATTGCAATAATGAATCAGACGATAACGACGCCGAATCACTTGAGGGTTGATTTgtattatgtattatgtattatcTATGAACGTATGATCGTGGTAGGGACGATTCATCGAcgctaatttttaacgaagacAAGGGTTCGACCGTACACCGTACGAATCGATATTGAGTATTTCATTAATCGTTGATCCCTCGGGCGTATTTTCTTAATTTGTAATATGAGATAGCAATAAGTGAAGCGAGAGGGAATTCAAAGAGAGAAACCTCCGACCATCTTGACGGTTATCTACACACAcagttttctctttcttgcGTGCATTGTTTGACTTTACATTTaatgtttcgtttttattgaGCCAAATGACAGTAGCTACAGTTTCCATGAGTATCATCTCCGCGCGTATCTAGTGCTCCAGTTCATATTTTAGTTTCGAACTTGTCAAGTTTTGACGCtagattttttcaagaatttgttcaaaaacgaaatccaaagaagaaacaaaaaatgggaaatCCGTCTAAAAGCGAGTGATAATACTATTacagtatataatatttaaagaTTACACAAATTAGGtggtaataaatattattttaattagacGTATAATGATCAATGACTCGATACGCAGAGATACAAATATTACGCGTCAAATAAGTATATATTGATTAtcgtatttacatacatagTATACATTTTAAGTATAACAGGTATGAACAGTTATTATGGAAGGCAAAATgctgaatttttataataatattcataagAGACGCGACGAAAGATTAATGGAGttat
Proteins encoded in this window:
- the LOC105685548 gene encoding transcription factor kayak isoform X1 — translated: MTQRVPSADFYDVDVAAIEDHNYTMFSMYSPINSNTADPWHLTKEEKAMLVSLDGLHSGVPTRTTPTLTPTTLRSIEQTFLELTSEAGSHSREAGFVPPLVEPSQPTPAQTQNSGVHHQLGLNNGIFENSQQQSQAQHQQPQQTRRNMGGRRPTRTIGMSPEEEERRQVRRERNKMAAARCRKRRMDHTNALLEETDGLEQKKQNLQDEIQQLQQAKDELEFILEAHRAVCRLRASSPQDVKPVIKAIHGGNDLQQGSNDGGNDNNAEFAEPMKRPAVAVNKPNRPNSLNVGFDNNNRPNSLPIFNEPKERPDTLQFKTVETPAFMKTVPEVAGVPITTPSSGIPFNFESLMEGGTGLTPVSTPLIPSCSTQQRNNISAVDLSSPDANPPKLVSL
- the LOC105685548 gene encoding transcription factor kayak isoform X3; translation: MDPVDIANILAQELFYQQLVSLDGLHSGVPTRTTPTLTPTTLRSIEQTFLELTSEAGSHSREAGFVPPLVEPSQPTPAQTQNSGVHHQLGLNNGIFENSQQQSQAQHQQPQQTRRNMGGRRPTRTIGMSPEEEERRQVRRERNKMAAARCRKRRMDHTNALLEETDGLEQKKQNLQDEIQQLQQAKDELEFILEAHRAVCRLRASSPQDVKPVIKAIHGGNDLQQGSNDGGNDNNAEFAEPMKRPAVAVNKPNRPNSLNVGFDNNNRPNSLPIFNEPKERPDTLQFKTVETPAFMKTVPEVAGVPITTPSSGIPFNFESLMEGGTGLTPVSTPLIPSCSTQQRNNISAVDLSSPDANPPKLVSL
- the LOC105685548 gene encoding transcription factor kayak isoform X2, giving the protein MKLDVGDALYDSSSVSSDSGGSQSSRVSHDFLSSIANSTTPNNLVSLDGLHSGVPTRTTPTLTPTTLRSIEQTFLELTSEAGSHSREAGFVPPLVEPSQPTPAQTQNSGVHHQLGLNNGIFENSQQQSQAQHQQPQQTRRNMGGRRPTRTIGMSPEEEERRQVRRERNKMAAARCRKRRMDHTNALLEETDGLEQKKQNLQDEIQQLQQAKDELEFILEAHRAVCRLRASSPQDVKPVIKAIHGGNDLQQGSNDGGNDNNAEFAEPMKRPAVAVNKPNRPNSLNVGFDNNNRPNSLPIFNEPKERPDTLQFKTVETPAFMKTVPEVAGVPITTPSSGIPFNFESLMEGGTGLTPVSTPLIPSCSTQQRNNISAVDLSSPDANPPKLVSL